A stretch of DNA from Octopus sinensis unplaced genomic scaffold, ASM634580v1 Contig01815, whole genome shotgun sequence:
AACTGGCAAACATTGACAAGcggggctggctggctggctggcatgTTTGCGAGAgacaaaaagcacacacacacacacacacgtacacacacacacacacacacacacgcacaacacaccacgtacaataatatataacagtgaactttcttctctctctcctttttaatTACTTAACTTTATAGtcaacaacaaccaacaccacAACGACAACAGGCACAGAGCCACACTCAAACAATAATCAACAGACTCGTGAGTGTTGTCGCTAACTCCCAATCATTTTTGCCTtcactcacacacgcagacatttcaAGTTTACGTCGCGGATAGCAAAGTGGTTTTTAAACAACCTGCGTCAGTAACTACAACAAGCCgcaaacaagaagaacaacaacaaacaaacaaacagcaaacaCAGGGATATAACCaattattaccaccactactactattacaacgaCTACGGCTGCTATTATTTCGAATTACTACTACCATTTAAAGATTCGTCGTTGagttttgtggtatttgttacATATGgataatttatatatgaattaacAAGAAGATATTTAACGGCCTATACCCCTTGGAACAATCGAATTTGCTGTCAACTACCACGACTGTGAAACACTTCTACGACAAGATTAagaactacaactactactactactacatatactGTCCGGTAAGTTAGTAGTATTACTGCGAATtggataatttaaaaaaaatatatatgtatatatatataaaaaaacaaattgaagaaaaaaagaaaaaccaacgcCGCAACAGTTAACTAATTGTTACGGCAactacaaaataagtactacaattactacaactgttactactactacctatacttttttttttgctttttttctctgtattattAAGCCTGCTGTCATACATATAATAACAGTAAtaccacatatgcatacacatatacacatatacacacacattctcatgcacacgtacacaaactatttttattatttgaattgttacgattattgttgaaattgttgttgtcgttcttacTAAAACAGTAACGGCAACTTCTACCACCACTGaaactactactcctactattactactactttacTATTACCGCtactattgttactactactactactaaaaatacCACCAATATCCACTGATGTTCTTAGGCACATTCATCCCACAACAGTTCATGTTAGCTACCACAAGCAATAAACACTACAACCGATACACTAcaaaccaataacaacaataacaactactactactagtactactacaactactactgctgctacaactactactactactattgattctgtatttttgtgtgttatttttgtttatttgttttaaatctcGTTGACTAAACTCTACATGTTGGACATGGTAAAAATGGCGGCAGCCGCAACTTCCGTATCAACAGCCGCCATTCCGTTATCGTTAGTCGGGCCACTGCGGCCCGAGAGCAAACACCACAACCACAGCCACATCCACAATCACATACACAGTCatagtcacaacaacaacaacaacaacagcagtagtaccaacaacaacaacaacaatatcagtcACGCTCACAATCACAGTCATAATCATAACCACAGCGCAGCTCCCTCTATGGCACGGCCACTTCgtcacaacaccaacaacattaaaagcaacagcaacaacactagcaacaacaaaaatagtaattccaataccactagcaacaataacatcagatCGTTTAGCATCAGTAGTATGTTGGGTGAGAGCATTGCTGAAGGAAATTCACTACCGTCTTCACAACCGATTATAGTagctgccgctgccgccgccgccgcgggCGTCTCCAACAGGACCACCACGTCTACGCCGCCGCCTCTCCTTTTACCTTCTGCAAATGGGAGTGCATTAATAACAGCAACTGCAACTGGCATGCCGCCTTTATTGCATCTACcttcgcaacaacaacaacaacagcatcatcaccatcaacaccaccaacatcaacttcaccaacagcagcagcagcagcatcacgtGCTTCGCCAACCGCCGAACCATCATCATTCACTGCTCCATCacatacaacaacagcagcaacaacaacaacaacacaacaacaccatCGGCGCCGTCACCATCATACGACGACAGCGCCGAGgcccaacacaaacaacaacaacaacaacggcaacggCACAACTGCATCGCCACCGCCGCCCCCTCTGCTGCCTCTCCCTTCTCCCCCTCATCCTCTCACTGCACCTCGTTACAcgccttcctcttctccttcttcctctcccgcttcttctccttctcctccttcgtcGGTGCGTCTTTTAGcatcgcaacaacaacaacaacagcaacaacaccaacatattCAAAGCCTtccgcatcatcaccatcacctgaACCACAGCAACAAGATCAACCCGCACCCGCACCCCCACCATCTTCCCCAACTGCATCACCGTCAGCAGCAAATGTCTGTagctctcaacaacaacaacaacagcaaacaacatagcacaaagcatcatcatcatcgacatcagcAACAAGACCAACAACAGCTCTACCCGCACCTCGTCCACCCGACCAGCGGGGGTAACAAACCGGAGCACAGCGTCAACGGTATTAAtccaatcactactactactaccactcctCACAACACTCCACCCGCCATCATAGCGGGTATCGCGACGAGTGTGGAGCCGGGTACACCGACCGACAGCTTACCCACGCTGGACGGAGATGACGAGAGGATGATGACAGAgtttgacgacgacgacgatgacaatggcgGCAATGGCGGCGATGAtgtcgatgacgatgacgacgacgatggtgatgatgatgatggcggcggtggtggtggtggtggtgttggtgataatggtggcggtgatgtCAGCGACGGCGTtagtcatcatcagcaacatctccatcatcatcatcatcatcaacatcagcatcagcatcttcAGCACGGTCATCATCGCCGCCGTCATCGTCGTTAtcgcaatgacgacgacgacgaggaagaCAGAGACAGTCGGGGCGAAcgtgacgacggtggtggtggaggcggtgacggcggaggaggaggcggcggcggtggtggtggtggcgtcggcGATGGCACTGATCGTCagcgtcgtcgccgtcatcatcatcatcatcatcaccatcatcctcctccttctcatcgtAGTGAGGGCGTTCATCCTGATTCTGTACCCAGTATAAACGATAATGGCGCACACGATGAtgctgataacgatgatgatgatgatgttaataatatcggtggtgttagtgatagtaatattgataatgatgatattggtggcGTTGCTGGTGttgataatgttgttgatgatgatgatgatgatgatgatgatgatgataacggtggtgTTAACGACATCAATatcgatgttgatggtgatgataatggtgataatgttggtgatggtgatcgtGATGATAATGGCTGTTCTTCAGGTGCTGGCGGCGATGTTGTTGACCGTGGTAGTCGTGTTGTTGCTAATGGTcgcgttgatgatgataatgacgatgatgatgatgatgatgatgttgatgtcgaGGTTGATattaacgttgatgatgatgatgataataataataataatagtaataatagtaataattatatggACGTGTACAAAAACGCTAACTGTATAGATAAtgacgattgtgatgatgatgatgacgatgataatgttgacaatgatgataatgtgatgatgacgatgttggtgatgatgatgtcggcAGTAACGTTGGCGTTCGTGGTATCTGTGATAATGgcggtgttgataatgatgacgacgatgatgatgataatatggatGCTgtaactaatgatgatgatgataataatggtgatggtgatgatgatgttgatgatgatgacatgcatGTTGATGTGGAGAGTCTGGAGTTCGAAACAGACGTCTCTTGCTTCGATAGGAATCGGCGTATCGGTTGTTCTATCGATAgtgaaaatagcaacaacaacaacaacaacaaaagctgtaaagaCAGTAACATATcatttagcaacaacaacaacaaaaacaatactaaaaacatttttaccagtaaaaacaacaatagcaaagacAACAATATGAACATCACTCCCGACTGTCAACCGTTAAGTACCCACATATCACCCGTCTCTTACGATATACAGAAACGGACGGCTACGGGCGACGACCATCACGCGAGCAACGGGAAAGCtagcgctggtggtggtggtagtggtagtggtggtggtggcggtaacggtggtggtggtggtggtggtggtagtggtggcgctCACTTGGCTGAGCAGGACgagaaaaacaaggaaaacaacaaaaacaacaacaacagtaacagtccGAGTGATACAAAGTCAcaaggtaacaacaacaacagcagcagcaacaacagttctggcaacaacaacaacaacaatagcaacaacaacagcagcagcaatagtagtagtaacaataataataataacaataacagcagtagtagcagcagcaacagcaacaacaacaataacaacaacaacaacagcaataacaacagcagcagcagcaacaacagcggcAACAGCCGGGCGGAGAAACCCCCGTTCAGTTACAATGCCCTCATTATGATGGCTATACGCAGCAGCCCCGAAAAAAGACTGACCCTTAACGGGATTTACGAATTTATTATGAAAAATTTCCCTTACTATCGCGAAAACAAACAAGGGTGGCAGAATTCAATCCGGCACAATCTCAGCTTGAACAAGTGTTTTGTGAAGGTACCCCGGCATTATGACGACCCTGGTAAAGGTAACTACTGGATGTTGGACCCGTCTAGTGATGACGTATTCATTGGGGGCACAACAGGAAAACTCAGGCGCCGATCCACAGCGGCATCGCGGAGTCGCTTGGCGGCGTTCAAACGCGCTGGTTTCCCACGTTTAACGCCACCCGGATATTCACTGCACGCTGACAAAACGAACCCTTTTCTATGGTCGATATCCTCAATGTACCCGCTTGCAGCGGCGGCCAGTACGGCCGGTTCAGCGTTTCGATACAACGGCATAGCACCTTATCCTTACCCGACGTTTTTGACCCCGGCAACGGGTGGTCGAACGTCGGCGTTGGCGGCCGCAGCAGCCGCGGCAGCCTCAGCGGCCGCGGCATCGGCGGCAACGCCAACGTCAGTCAGTGgaggcggcagcggtggtggcggcggcacaGGTGGCGTGGGTAGTGGCGGCAGTGGCAGCGGTGGCACATCGAACTTTTCCGTCGAACGGTTACTGGGTAACGAATCGACggcaccatcagcatcatcactgaTCAGTCACCCCGGATTAACATCGCCCATCCGACCCGAAGTAACGCTCACGAGCCCGTCACCTTACGCCAGTTTAGCCGTGTCACCAACCGCGCTCCTTTTTCCACACCTTACGCAAGCCCATCCTTGCGCCAATGGACTCGAACTTTATGCGGGTCTCCGCAGTCTACCTGTATCACACGCGTCGGCATTCACCTCAGCAGTGGGGCTTCATCCAGCTATATCTTCAGGCATTGCATCTTCAGACTCTTCATTCACAGCTGTGCCACCAGTCGGTGCGGCAAGACCCACATGAGATTTCCCATCTCTTGATGTCTGACAGTCATACAATgtataacgtatgtatatgtatgtgtatatatgtatagacatatatgcacatttgtatgtggttgtatatatatatgtatatttgataatATAGATATGTGCGTGCATGAATATAAGGGGCGTGATTAGTCTCAGGCATGAGAAATGCATAAGATACGTGTACATCATAAATGCCTAGAATCTACAATTGCacgcaacacatatatacataaaatacttgcatacatatatatatattatatatataatatatatatatatatatatatatatatatatatatatatatatatattacatatgtatgtatatgcataaatatatccatacgtaaatacatacatatatgtaaatatatacgcatatatgcattcatgtacacaaatgcgtatgtacatatatgtatatataaaattgatgttTAAATGCTGTGTTAAAAAagctatatatgaaaatatgattaCAATGTGAATAGGAATGTATATTTTGACAGTATGATTAATTTACTCGTGTGGCGTATGCGTGCATGTAGGGGGTatctacatacactcacaataatccatataagtatacatgtatatatatatatatatatatatatatatatatatatatatatatatatctatataatatatatatatatatatatatatatatatgtatatatatttaatatatatatatgtagtttgtataattacacacatatataaacgtattatatgcgtatataattgtgtatgtgtgtatgtgtgtgtgtgtttgtatgtatgtataaaacgaaCAATCATTCATTTATTACCAATATGCTGAACTAATTTACACACTAAATATTATtggagaaaatacacacacacagacacacacagacacacacagacaccacacagacacaaaattatacatatgtatatatataatatacatatatatacgcatatgaatatatatatatatatatatatatatatatatatatatatatatatataatatacacatcatatagaGGGActcaaacatacactcatatatatgtatctgcatctatatatatatgttataatatatattatatatacacatacatacattttcacataCTCATTGCACTATGTAACACAAAACCACATTTTGCAAATATTAGATAATTAAAATTCAATCATCTAAAACattacgttaatatatatatatagatatatatatatatatatatattatatatatgcatgtatgtatgtgtgttgtgtatatatatatatatatgtgtgtgtacatatatatatatatataacatatacatatatataatatatttatacagaaacatgtaatctaaatatgcatatacacatgtatataagtatacatgtatgtatatgtatgcattttgtttcaatatatatgcgtatatatataacacacattcatgtgtgttatatagagtgtgtgtgtttgtgtgtgtgtgtatgtgtgagtgtgtttttgttgCATTTGGTTGTGTATATATTCGGCTATCGGTGGATTAGTAAAACTGAACTGAACATTAaaaagacagaagagaaaaaaaaaaaagttgatataattaaaaaaaaatataatgaaagacaACTATACAAAACTGCTTATCCTGATGGCAGGAGTATggactataacaacaacaataacaagacaacaaaagtttaaaaaaataacattaaaaaaacatacatagccaataacaaaaaaatatttaaaaaattacgagaaatatttctttctcatacaaatattatatatacatacatacaaacatacatacatacatacatacatacatacatacatacatacatacatacataaaacatatatacacacacatgtatataatatatatatatatatatatatatatatatatatataaatataaggatatattacatatatgtatatatatatttgtgtggtgtctgtgtgtgtatacacacattatttataaaccatttaatacAGTTTTTTTCAACCCTTGACATTTaagtgtacatatgaatatatatgtatatacttgtgcatatataaatacacacatagcatatgtattcatatatatatcatatacataatagatatatatatatatatatatatatatatatatatatatatatacaaatatgcatgtgtatttttcatatatatatttatacacatatatacatatatatatttatgtatatatatatacatgtatgtatgtgcgtatatgtttatatatatagatatgtaggtatatatatatatatatgtatatatatatatgcatacatattacaatatatgcatttgtttacgtaatacatctgcacacacacacacagtcacgaaTACGTGTACACAAACGCACTAGCgcctacatacagacacacgcgcagGCAGACACGCGTTCCCGCCGCGTGCAAACCCATCAAGACTGTGAGCGTCGTGGGTGAGAAACAAAAGAAGTTAAGAAAGAAGGAATAgatagatgaagaagaagaaaacgaaaacgaAACCGAAGAAGATTTTGTTGCAAAAAATGGAAGTATAAACcaccaagaagaagaacaacaacgtgaaagcataataaatacaaattatatacacacatatatatacatgtatgtatatatgtatgtatagctgtatgtatatgcatatatatatgtatgtattttctttctttctttctttctaattgcTTTTCCTGCCTTACCGTCTAATTAACaaactttgttattgttgtttaaattaTACACGAaactttttgaccaacaggaaatgaaaatataacgAAATGGAAATACTTAAAACAAGTTCGTTCTGTTGTTTATTAActgttatcaattattattattgtttattattgttattattattattattattattattattattattattattattattattattattattatcattattattattattgttgttgttatcgtcatcacTAACAAAGATACAACGCCACGAATATTTGTTGGGGCAGAGAGACGTTATTAAAAAAGCAAAACCagtgattttttgttttgtttttggtactTAATTCCGAAAGTACGAAACCCAAGATTTAAGGACAACCTCcgaaatcgttagcacgttgaaGAAAATGTTTAGCGTCAATATTTCTAGctcattgcattctgagttcaaataccaccgaggtcaactttgcctttcattgtatcgaaggtctataaattaagtaccagtcgagcagttgggtcgatgtaatcgtcaaAGCCCTTCCACATCCACCCACCCCCACAAAAATCAGGCCTTTGTGGTTGTAAGTAGAGAAGGTTTATTCCAAACAAAAGCATAAGGCCACGAATTTTGTTCAGACAGAAAAGGTTAGCAGAATAGGAACTTAataatttgactggtacttaattccgACAAGATGAAACACAAAGTTTTAAGGACCACTTTCGGAGTCTATAGCATGAAgtattaagcactggggtcgatttaacaGAAACCCCAACTCCCTAAACAAAAATTGTGGTATTGTATCTGTTAGAAACAACTGATATTATTTGGTATTACTTTgtattatttaatatcatttgatgctatgttatg
This window harbors:
- the LOC115227115 gene encoding probable serine/threonine-protein kinase DDB_G0267686, with product MLDMVKMAAAATSVSTAAIPLSLVGPLRPESKHHNHSHIHNHIHSHSHNNNNNNSSSTNNNNNNISHAHNHSHNHNHSAAPSMARPLRHNTNNIKSNSNNTSNNKNSNSNTTSNNNIRSFSISSMLGESIAEGNSLPSSQPIIVAAAAAAAAGVSNRTTTSTPPPLLLPSANGSALITATATGMPPLLHLPSQQQQQQHHHHQHHQHQLHQQQQQQHHVLRQPPNHHHSLLHHIQQQQQQQQQHNNTIGAVTIIRRQRRGPTQTTTTTTATAQLHRHRRPLCCLSLLPLILSLHLVTRLPLLLLPLPLLLLLLLRRCVF
- the LOC118760920 gene encoding aspartate and glycine-rich protein-like, which produces GDNGGGDVSDGVSHHQQHLHHHHHHQHQHQHLQHGHHRRRHRRYRNDDDDEEDRDSRGERDDGGGGGGDGGGGGGGGGGGGVGDGTDRQRRRRHHHHHHHHHPPPSHRSEGVHPDSVPSINDNGAHDDADNDDDDDVNNIGGVSDSNIDNDDIGGVAGVDNVVDDDDDDDDDDDNGGVNDINIDVDGDDNGDNVGDGDRDDNGCSSGAGGDVVDRGSRVVANGRVDDDNDDDDDDDDVDVEVDINVDDDDDNNNNNSNNSNNYMDVYKNANCIDNDDCDDDDDDDNVDNDDNVMMTMLVMMMSAVTLAFVVSVIMAVLIMMTTMMMIIWML